One segment of Triticum aestivum cultivar Chinese Spring chromosome 2A, IWGSC CS RefSeq v2.1, whole genome shotgun sequence DNA contains the following:
- the LOC123185567 gene encoding galactose mutarotase-like: MARVLSFLVLLYLVASTLVCVSEARKMVGIYMLKKGDFSVKVTNWGATIMSIIVPDNKGNLADVVLGKDTLAEYVNDTAYFGPLSGRVAQRMARGRFVLDGKVYHTYINDGRNAIHGGHRGFSKVIWTVKEYVAGGDSPYITLYYRSFDGEQGFPGDLDVYATYQVSSPYVLSIRTNATALNKATPVNFLQHVYLNLGGQGSGDVLGHTLQLSASRYTPMDEELLPSSGRVDPVAGTNYDFRTPTPIGARIRQVMGGKGVRGYDINYVIDGAGMRRVAAVRDGASGRALQLWANQPAMQLYTGNGLNNTRGKGGIVYRQYAGFCLETQAYPDAVNHPEFPSVTVRPGQVYKHDMLLKFSF; this comes from the exons ATGGCTAGGGTTCTATCGTTTCTCGTGCTCTTGTACCTTGTGGCCTCTACGCTGGTTTGCGTCAGCGAAGCGAGGAAGATGGTTGGGATATACATGCTCAAGAAAGGGGATTTCTCCGTGAAGGTCACCAATTGGGGCGCCACTATCATGTCGATCATCGTCCCCGACAACAAAG GGAATTTGGCCGATGTTGTGCTGGGTAAAGACACCCTCGCTGAATATGTT AACGATACGGCCTACTTCGGGCCGCTGAGCGGGCGCGTAGCACAACGAATGGCCAGAGGCCGGTTCGTCCTCGACGGCAAAGTATACCACACGTACATCAACGACGGCAGGAACGCCATCCATG GTGGCCACAGGGGATTCAGCAAAGTCATATGGACGGTGAAGGAGTACGTCGCCGGCGGCGACTCCCCGTATATCACGCTCTACTACCGCAGCTTCGACGGGGAGCAAG GATTCCCCGGAGACTTGGACGTGTACGCGACGTACCAGGTGTCGAGCCCGTACGTGCTGAGCATCCGCACGAACGCGACGGCGCTGAACAAGGCGACGCCGGTGAACTTCCTGCAGCACGTGTACCTCAACCTGGGCGGGCAGGGCAGCGGCGACGTGCTGGGCCACACGCTCCAGCTCTCCGCGTCCCGGTACACCCCGATGGACGAGGAGCTCCTCCCGTCGTCGGGCCGCGTCGACCCGGTGGCCGGCACCAACTACGACTTCCGGACGCCGACGCCCATCGGCGCGCGCATCCGGCAGGTCATGGGCGGCAAGGGCGTCCGCGGGTACGACATCAACTACGTGATCGACGGGGCCGGCATGCGGAGGGTGGCGGCGGTCCGGGACGGCGCGTCCGGGCGCGCGCTGCAGCTGTGGGCCAACCAGCCGGCCATGCAGCTCTACACCGGCAACGGGCTGAACAACACCAGGGGGAAGGGCGGCATCGTGTACCGGCAGTACGCTGGGTTCTGCCTTGAGACGCAGGCGTACCCGGACGCCGTGAACCACCCCGAGTTCCCGTCCGTGACGGTGAGGCCCGGCCAGGTGTACAAGCACGACATGCTCCTCAAGTTCTCCTTCTAA
- the LOC123185568 gene encoding uncharacterized protein produces the protein MGSIRRREYAYDADDEDDFYIRNDDDLLEAPTLTSEQMARAREEALYVLKTKSPEEAFKIFTEGSYYKIDGPPLAPEKEDKAPTTATPPTATANVKEQPQTTVPPSGK, from the exons ATGGGCTCGATCAGGAGGCGGGAGTACGCTTACGACGCCGACGACGAGGACGATTTCTACATCCGGAACGATGATGACCTTCTAGAGGCCCCGACCCTCACCAGTGAGCAAATGGCGCGCGCCAGG GAGGAAGCTCTGTACGTGCTGAAAACCAAGTCCCCTGAAGAGGCTTTCAAGATTTTCACCGAG GGTTCCTATTACAAAATTGATGGTCCGCCACTGGCACCGGAGAAGGAGGACAAGGCCCCGACCACCGCAACGCCTCCAACAGCCACCGCCAATGTGAAGGAGCAGCCCCAGACCACCGTGCCGCCATCAGGAAAGTGA
- the LOC123185569 gene encoding pectinesterase, with protein sequence MANNFLLGGLGAILVVAVVVGVVATVTSSGNNKAGDNFNVPGEANLATSGKSVKSLCAPTLYKESCEKTLTSASNGTENPKEVFATVAKSAMESIKSAVERSKSIGEVKSSDPLTEGARQDCKELLEDSVDDLKGMVEMAGGDIKVLLSRTDDLEHWITGVMTFIDTCADGFADEKLKADMQGILRNATELSSNALAITNSLGAIFKKLDLDVFKTDSRRRLLSAEESKYPAWMKAPERKLLASGGLPAPNAVVAKDGSGKFKTIQDAVNSMPKDHPGRYVIYVKAGVYEEMVMVPKDKVNIFMYGDGPKQSRVTGSKSFADGITTMKTATFSIEAAGFICKNMGFHNTAGAEKHQAVALRVQGDLSAFFNCRFDAFQDTLYVHARRQFFRNCVISGTIDFIFGNSAAVFQNCLIITRRPMDNQQNSVTAHGRTDPNMKSGLVIQNCRLVPDQKLFADRFKIPSYLGRPWKEFSRLVIMESMIADFIKPEGYMPWNGDFALKTLYYAEFGNRGPGAGTSKRVTWPGFRVIGNKEAEQFTAGPFIDGATWLKFTGMPNYLGFKV encoded by the exons ATGGCAAATAACTTCCTCCTCGGAGGCCTGGGGGCCATCCTTGTCGTCGCGGTCGTGGTGGGCGTAGTCGCCACCGTGACCAGCTCCGGTAACAATAAGGCCGGCGACAACTTCAATGTCCCAGGTGAGGCCAACCTTGCCACCTCCGGCAagtcggtcaagtctctgtgcgcCCCCACGCTGTACAAGGAGTCGTGCGAGAAGACCCTCACCTCGGCCTCCAATGGCACCGAGAACCCCAAAGAGGTGTTCGCCACCGTTGCCAAGTCGGCGATGGAGTCGATCAAGTCGGCGGTGGAGCGGTCAAAAAGTATCGGGGAGGTCAAGTCGAGCGACCCCTTGACGGAGGGCGCGCGCCAGGACTGCAAGGAGCTCCTGGAGGACTCCGTGGACGACCTCAAGGGCATGGTCGAGATGGCCGGCGGCGACATCAAGGTGCTCCTTAGCCGCACCGACGACCTCGAGCACTGGATCACCGGTGTGATGACCTTTATCGACACCTGCGCCGATGGCTTCgccgacgagaagctcaaggcggaCATGCAGGGCATCCTGCGCAACGCCACGGAGCTCAGCAGCAACGCGCTCGCCATCACCAACAGCCTCGGCGCCATCTTCAAGAAGCTCGACCTCGACGTGTTCAAGACCGACTCCCGCCGCCGCCTCTTGTCTGCGGAGGAGTCGAAGTACCCCGCGTGGATGAAGGCTCCAGAAAGGAAGCTACTGGCCTCCGGTGGCTTGCCAGCGCCGAACGCGGTTGTGGCCAAGGACGGAAGCGGCAAATTCAAGACCATCCAGGACGCCGTGAACTCCATGCCCAAGGATCACCCTGGCCGGTACGTGATCTACGTCAAGGCTGGGGTCTACGAAGAGATGGTCATGGTCCCCAAGGACAAGGTCAACATATTCATGTATGGCGACGGCCCCAAGCAAAGCCGCGTCACCGGCAGTAAGAGCTTCGCCGACGGCATCACCACCATGAAGACCGCCACCTTCT CCATTGAGGCGGCCGGGTTCATCTGCAAGAACATGGGGTTCCACAACACGGCTGGCGCGGAGAAGCACCAGGCGGTGGCGCTGCGGGTGCAGGGCGACCTCTCGGCGTTCTTCAACTGCCGGTTCGACGCGTTCCAGGACACGCTGTACGTGCACGCCCGGCGCCAGTTCTTCCGCAACTGCGTCATCTCCGGCACCATCGACTTCATCTTCGGCAACTCGGCCGCCGTGTTCCAGAACTGTCTCATCATCACGCGCCGGCCCATGGACAACCAGCAGAACTCGGTGACTGCGCACGGCCGCACGGACCCCAACATGAAGTCCGGGCTGGTGATCCAGAACTGCCGCCTGGTGCCGGACCAGAAGCTGTTCGCGGACCGCTTCAAGATCCCGTCCTACCTGGGCAGGCCGTGGAAGGAGTTCTCGCGGCTGGTCATCATGGAGAGCATGATCGCCGACTTCATCAAGCCCGAGGGGTACATGCCGTGGAACGGCGACTTCGCGCTCAAGACGCTCTACTACGCCGAGTTCGGCAACCGCGGCCCCGGCGCCGGCACCAGCAAGAGGGTCACCTGGCCAGGGTTCCGCGTCATCGGGAAcaaggaggccgagcagttcaccgCAGGGCCCTTCATCGACGGGGCGACATGGCTCAAGTTCACCGGCATGCCCAACTACCTCGGATTCAAGGTCTAA